A portion of the Girardinichthys multiradiatus isolate DD_20200921_A chromosome 23, DD_fGirMul_XY1, whole genome shotgun sequence genome contains these proteins:
- the slitrk4 gene encoding SLIT and NTRK-like protein 4 isoform X2 yields MLLIPLLTAFFSSISGSLTSSLSSMSDGPPMMDPTASDLMAETCSACSCMSVENVLYVNCEKIPVYRPTQLIPPASYLYHMNFQNNFLIILYPNSFLNFTHAVSLQLGNNKLQNIEGGAFMGMSALKQLHLNNNELKVLRADTFQGIENLEYLQADYNVIKYIEKGAFNKLHKLKVLILNDNLIQSLPENIFRFASLTHLDIRGNRIQNLPYLGVLEHIGRIVELQLDDNPWNCTCDLAPLKAWLENMPYNIFIGEAICETPSDLYGRLLKETNRQELCPMGTGSEFDIRMPPALPENGQESFIVTSTTVAPADTRSPKTPDPSKFFGNGIVAGLPPLGKNRQIVSFQTPPMSCPLPCSCKAQPSDFGISVSCQERSIRNLAELASKPPNAKKLHLSGNYILDISPTDFQGFEGLDLLHLGSNQIAVVQKGVFANLTNLRRLYLNGNQLEQLHPDMFLGLTNLQYLYLEYNAIKEILASTFDSMPNLQLLYLNNNVLRSLPAYIFAGVPLARLNLKNNHFMTLPVSGVLDQLRSLTQIDLEGNPWECSCDLVALKLWLQKLSDGVAAKEVKCASPVQFANIELRLIKNEILCPRLARPPLIITSATPILTSVSPAGVGKAPPGGPVPLSIMILSILVVLILTVFVAFCLLVFVLRRNKKPVGRQEGLGNQECGSLSLQIRRHGHKSGKKGSIPGDDLGGETFIPQTIEHIGKSHTCGIGRSSDMDAGFKFADSQRQKIILRNCPDKDKDLLSTLERNKRLSTIDELEEFLPNREPSLFIHNFLDSKRDFNSIGMGGYEIRYPEKTLDKKMKKSSLIGGNHSKIVVEQRKRS; encoded by the exons ATGCTGCTCATACCCCTGCTGACAGCCTTTTTCTCCTCCATCTCGGGCTCCCTCACCTCATCCCTTTCCTCCATGTCAGATGGACCTCCGATGATGGACCCGACCGCCTCGGATCTGATGGCCGAGACCTGCAGCGCCTGCTCTTGCATGTCGGTGGAGAATGTGCTGTATGTCAACTGCGAGAAAATCCCAGTCTATCGCCCCACGCAGCTCATCCCACCAGCTTCTTACCTGTACCACATGAACTTCCAGAACAATTTTCTTATCATACTGTACCCAAACTCGTTCCTAAACTTCACCCATGCTGTATCACTGCAGCTGGGGAACAATAAATTGCAGAACATTGAAGGCGGAGCGTTCATGGGGATGAGCGCGCTGAAGCAGCTGCACCTTAACAATAATGAGTTGAAGGTGCTACGTGCTGACACTTTCCAAGGCATTGAAAACCTGGAATACCTTCAGGCTGACTACAacgtaataaaatatattgaaaaggGAGCATTTAACAAACTGCACAAACTCAAAGTGCTGATTCTGAATGATAATCTCATACAATCCCTTCCTGAGAACATTTTCCgctttgcctctctcacacatttGGATATAAGAGGAAACAGGATTCAGAACCTTCCATATTTAGGGGTCCTTGAGCATATCGGCCGCATTGTAGAGCTGCAGCTGGACGACAACCCCTGGAATTGTACCTGTGATTTAGCACCTCTGAAGGCATGGCTTGAAAATATGCCCtacaatatttttattggtGAGGCCATATGTGAAACACCAAGTGACTTATATGGAAGGCTCCTGAAAGAAACCAACAGACAGGAGCTTTGTCCCATGGGAACAGGAAGTGAATTTGATATTAGGATGCCACCTGCACTGCCTGAAAATGGGCAGGAGTCTTTCATAGTAACATCAACCACAGTGGCTCCTGCTGACACAAGGTCCCCAAAAACCCCCGACCCGTCTAAGTTTTTTGGAAATGGTATTGTGGCTGGTTTACCCCCTTTAGGAAAAAACAGACAGATTGTTTCCTTTCAGACTCCCCCAATGTCGTGTCCACTCCCATGCAGCTGTAAAGCTCAACCCTCTGACTTTGGCATTAGTGTAAGCTGTCAGGAAAGGAGTATAAGAAATCTTGCAGAGCTTGCCTCCAAACCCCCAAATGCCAAGAAGCTTCATCTAAGTGGGAATTACATCCTTGATATCAGTCCAACTGATTTTCAAGGCTTTGAGGGCTTAGATTTGCTTCATCTTGGCAGTAATCAAATTGCAGTGGTACAAAAAGGTGTGTTTGCTAACCTTACTAATCTGAGGAGGCTGTATCTGAATGGAAACCAACTTGAACAGTTACACCCAGATATGTTTTTGGGCCTCACAAACCTCCAGTACCTTTATTTGGAATACAATGCCATCAAAGAGATCCTTGCAAGCACATTTGATTCAATGCCTAATCTACAACTCCTGTATCTCAACAACAATGTTCTTCGAAGTCTCCCAGCTTACATTTTTGCTGGTGTCCCTCTAGCCAGACTCAATCTCAAAAACAACCATTTCATGACACTACCAGTGAGTGGTGTCTTGGACCAGCTGCGGTCACTGACCCAGATAGATCTAGAGGGGAACCCGTGGGAGTGCTCCTGCGATCTGGTCGCACTCAAGCTTTGGCTGCAGAAGCTAAGTGATGGAGTGGCTGCTAAAGAGGTGAAATGTGCCTCACCTGTGCAGTTTGCCAATATTGAGCTGCGCCTAATAAAAAATGAGATTCTCTGTCCTAGGCTTGCAAGGCCTCCACTTATCATTACTAGCGCCACCCCAATTTTGACCTCAGTTTCACCTGCAGGAGTCGGCAAGGCACCTCCAGGAGGGCCTGTGCCTCTTTCTATTATGATCCTCAGCATACTTGTGGTGCTTATCCTAACTGTGTTTGTGGCCTTCTGCCTTCTAGTATTTGTCCTGAGGCGGAATAAAAAACCTGTGGGCAGGCAGGAGGGGCTGGGGAACCAGGAATGTGGCTCGTTGTCTCTACAGATTCGTCGCCATGGCCACAAATCTGGCAAAAAAGGGTCCATCCCAGGGGATGACTTGGGAGGTGAAACGTTCATTCCCCAGACCATTGAGCACATTGGCAAGAGCCACACCTGCGGCATTGGACGCTCCTCAGACATGGATGCCGGCTTCAAGTTTGCTGACTCACAAAGACAGAAGATCATCCTCCGAAACTGTCCTGACAAGGACAAGGACCTGCTCTCCACCTTGGAGCGCAACAAACGCCTCAGCACCATTGATGAACTTGAGGAGTTTCTCCCTAACCGAGAGCCTAGCCTATTCATCCACAACTTCTTGGACAGCAAAAGAGATTTTAACAGTATAGGGATGGGCGGGTATGAAATCCGCTATCCTGAAAAAACACTGGataaaaagatgaagaaatCATCGCTGATAGGTGGGAACCACAGTAAGATCGTGGTGGAGCAGAGGAAAA GGTCTTGA
- the slitrk4 gene encoding SLIT and NTRK-like protein 4 isoform X1 yields MLLIPLLTAFFSSISGSLTSSLSSMSDGPPMMDPTASDLMAETCSACSCMSVENVLYVNCEKIPVYRPTQLIPPASYLYHMNFQNNFLIILYPNSFLNFTHAVSLQLGNNKLQNIEGGAFMGMSALKQLHLNNNELKVLRADTFQGIENLEYLQADYNVIKYIEKGAFNKLHKLKVLILNDNLIQSLPENIFRFASLTHLDIRGNRIQNLPYLGVLEHIGRIVELQLDDNPWNCTCDLAPLKAWLENMPYNIFIGEAICETPSDLYGRLLKETNRQELCPMGTGSEFDIRMPPALPENGQESFIVTSTTVAPADTRSPKTPDPSKFFGNGIVAGLPPLGKNRQIVSFQTPPMSCPLPCSCKAQPSDFGISVSCQERSIRNLAELASKPPNAKKLHLSGNYILDISPTDFQGFEGLDLLHLGSNQIAVVQKGVFANLTNLRRLYLNGNQLEQLHPDMFLGLTNLQYLYLEYNAIKEILASTFDSMPNLQLLYLNNNVLRSLPAYIFAGVPLARLNLKNNHFMTLPVSGVLDQLRSLTQIDLEGNPWECSCDLVALKLWLQKLSDGVAAKEVKCASPVQFANIELRLIKNEILCPRLARPPLIITSATPILTSVSPAGVGKAPPGGPVPLSIMILSILVVLILTVFVAFCLLVFVLRRNKKPVGRQEGLGNQECGSLSLQIRRHGHKSGKKGSIPGDDLGGETFIPQTIEHIGKSHTCGIGRSSDMDAGFKFADSQRQKIILRNCPDKDKDLLSTLERNKRLSTIDELEEFLPNREPSLFIHNFLDSKRDFNSIGMGGYEIRYPEKTLDKKMKKSSLIGGNHSKIVVEQRKSEYYELKAKLQGTPDYLQVLEEQTALSKM; encoded by the coding sequence ATGCTGCTCATACCCCTGCTGACAGCCTTTTTCTCCTCCATCTCGGGCTCCCTCACCTCATCCCTTTCCTCCATGTCAGATGGACCTCCGATGATGGACCCGACCGCCTCGGATCTGATGGCCGAGACCTGCAGCGCCTGCTCTTGCATGTCGGTGGAGAATGTGCTGTATGTCAACTGCGAGAAAATCCCAGTCTATCGCCCCACGCAGCTCATCCCACCAGCTTCTTACCTGTACCACATGAACTTCCAGAACAATTTTCTTATCATACTGTACCCAAACTCGTTCCTAAACTTCACCCATGCTGTATCACTGCAGCTGGGGAACAATAAATTGCAGAACATTGAAGGCGGAGCGTTCATGGGGATGAGCGCGCTGAAGCAGCTGCACCTTAACAATAATGAGTTGAAGGTGCTACGTGCTGACACTTTCCAAGGCATTGAAAACCTGGAATACCTTCAGGCTGACTACAacgtaataaaatatattgaaaaggGAGCATTTAACAAACTGCACAAACTCAAAGTGCTGATTCTGAATGATAATCTCATACAATCCCTTCCTGAGAACATTTTCCgctttgcctctctcacacatttGGATATAAGAGGAAACAGGATTCAGAACCTTCCATATTTAGGGGTCCTTGAGCATATCGGCCGCATTGTAGAGCTGCAGCTGGACGACAACCCCTGGAATTGTACCTGTGATTTAGCACCTCTGAAGGCATGGCTTGAAAATATGCCCtacaatatttttattggtGAGGCCATATGTGAAACACCAAGTGACTTATATGGAAGGCTCCTGAAAGAAACCAACAGACAGGAGCTTTGTCCCATGGGAACAGGAAGTGAATTTGATATTAGGATGCCACCTGCACTGCCTGAAAATGGGCAGGAGTCTTTCATAGTAACATCAACCACAGTGGCTCCTGCTGACACAAGGTCCCCAAAAACCCCCGACCCGTCTAAGTTTTTTGGAAATGGTATTGTGGCTGGTTTACCCCCTTTAGGAAAAAACAGACAGATTGTTTCCTTTCAGACTCCCCCAATGTCGTGTCCACTCCCATGCAGCTGTAAAGCTCAACCCTCTGACTTTGGCATTAGTGTAAGCTGTCAGGAAAGGAGTATAAGAAATCTTGCAGAGCTTGCCTCCAAACCCCCAAATGCCAAGAAGCTTCATCTAAGTGGGAATTACATCCTTGATATCAGTCCAACTGATTTTCAAGGCTTTGAGGGCTTAGATTTGCTTCATCTTGGCAGTAATCAAATTGCAGTGGTACAAAAAGGTGTGTTTGCTAACCTTACTAATCTGAGGAGGCTGTATCTGAATGGAAACCAACTTGAACAGTTACACCCAGATATGTTTTTGGGCCTCACAAACCTCCAGTACCTTTATTTGGAATACAATGCCATCAAAGAGATCCTTGCAAGCACATTTGATTCAATGCCTAATCTACAACTCCTGTATCTCAACAACAATGTTCTTCGAAGTCTCCCAGCTTACATTTTTGCTGGTGTCCCTCTAGCCAGACTCAATCTCAAAAACAACCATTTCATGACACTACCAGTGAGTGGTGTCTTGGACCAGCTGCGGTCACTGACCCAGATAGATCTAGAGGGGAACCCGTGGGAGTGCTCCTGCGATCTGGTCGCACTCAAGCTTTGGCTGCAGAAGCTAAGTGATGGAGTGGCTGCTAAAGAGGTGAAATGTGCCTCACCTGTGCAGTTTGCCAATATTGAGCTGCGCCTAATAAAAAATGAGATTCTCTGTCCTAGGCTTGCAAGGCCTCCACTTATCATTACTAGCGCCACCCCAATTTTGACCTCAGTTTCACCTGCAGGAGTCGGCAAGGCACCTCCAGGAGGGCCTGTGCCTCTTTCTATTATGATCCTCAGCATACTTGTGGTGCTTATCCTAACTGTGTTTGTGGCCTTCTGCCTTCTAGTATTTGTCCTGAGGCGGAATAAAAAACCTGTGGGCAGGCAGGAGGGGCTGGGGAACCAGGAATGTGGCTCGTTGTCTCTACAGATTCGTCGCCATGGCCACAAATCTGGCAAAAAAGGGTCCATCCCAGGGGATGACTTGGGAGGTGAAACGTTCATTCCCCAGACCATTGAGCACATTGGCAAGAGCCACACCTGCGGCATTGGACGCTCCTCAGACATGGATGCCGGCTTCAAGTTTGCTGACTCACAAAGACAGAAGATCATCCTCCGAAACTGTCCTGACAAGGACAAGGACCTGCTCTCCACCTTGGAGCGCAACAAACGCCTCAGCACCATTGATGAACTTGAGGAGTTTCTCCCTAACCGAGAGCCTAGCCTATTCATCCACAACTTCTTGGACAGCAAAAGAGATTTTAACAGTATAGGGATGGGCGGGTATGAAATCCGCTATCCTGAAAAAACACTGGataaaaagatgaagaaatCATCGCTGATAGGTGGGAACCACAGTAAGATCGTGGTGGAGCAGAGGAAAAGTGAGTATTATGAGTTGAAAGCCAAGCTCCAAGGGACGCCTGATTACCTGCAGGTGCTCGAGGAGCAGACTGCCCTGAGTAAAATGTAG